Within Bactrocera oleae isolate idBacOlea1 chromosome 6, idBacOlea1, whole genome shotgun sequence, the genomic segment GGAAACTTCTTAAAACCTGTAGTGGGACCCTCTAAGTGGCAAGAGAATTCTTGGTAATAacaacaattggcaaaaattcTCTTTTTACGTGTTTTTTAGACTCAGAGTCTTCGTTTCTAAAACTCTTCTCTGTTGATGGAAGCACCACCTGCAGGCAGCAGTAGACTACTACTCAGATTTGAAACTTTTGTGGACTGAAATGTTTTATGTAAATGAAGTCTGAAGACTCAAACAACTCATAAGATTCAATGGTGATGTCAATGTATAGCACCAAAATGAGATGATCTAGTATGTGAGTCAAAGATTAGTCTCAGCAAGAATGCATTTAGATGAACAGACTACTTAATGAAATATGCAATTCTACTTTATTTTATCCCGAAAATGATTTCAGTCATCAACGAGCTTACTAGcttaaaaactaaagaaaaatatatcaacacataatattttataataagctcTAGCAGTCAGAGAAGTTTTCATTACGAAACAAATTTTGATAACAAACATTAGGAAAAATTGAAAGAAAGAATTTAGGGTGAACTTATACAGGCTCGACGAAAGTACTAGGCTGAAAACAGTTGCTGGATGTCATGTTTGGACGTCTATAAACAGAATTAAAAGAGATACATAAGCAGATTCTGTAATTCACTTCCGTGTGAATTTTAAGCAAATCAACTTTCGGTGTTCTAcaatatatttcacttttactttttaaactccagatttttttttcaaaatgaataccGAGTGGAAATGAGTGCTAGAAAAAACGAATTCACAAGTAAATATTCGGTTATTATTCACTTCAAATTAATTGTGTCAGTTTTTTGCGTGCAAACATGTAAGTAAATTTAACTGCAaaaattttgcagaaaaaatatttgaaatagtatattttgaaaataaaagtaattgttaattattaaagAGGGTAACATAAGAACGCAAAgaaggatattttttttttgaaatgtggtgttcaagaagaaatataacatatataatctaCTGTTATGGCcaaaaatttagctttattataaagataagggtttgccCTTATATTTTAAAACGGATTTCGAGCTAGTGACTCGAAAAAATTCTAGCCGAGTGGTTTTCGACCACTTTTGCAGCAATTCGGGTGATGGTTTCGGCTTCTATTTTGTAAGTCCGCAAACCAAGATGCttccgcaaaatcttccataaagtggatggaGCTCCAATGTTGCGCGCGATGATGGATGGACTTATTCCGGTCTTCTTAGATACTCTCTACTAGAGTAAATGTTGTGTGAAACTGAATCATGTTCGCTCTAATTACTGATTCTGCTTGGCGATTGTGTCGATCCACTATTCGACGTCGCGCTAACCTAAACATTATTTTGGTAACAAATTTGTACGATTTTCAAGAATTGTTGCTAAGTCCCTCTGTTCGATATAAAATGGTAACTGATATAAGTCAGGTGACAGCTGTTAAAAAGATTAATTCTGGAAATAGTaatgcctcattgaaaaccacatgtctaaaaaacaaaaaacgttacaTAGTCCACCAGAAAAATACATTTCTGGCTGGATAATGGTAAAAACCGGTAATTTTGCTATTCTAAAGTAGTTTTCTTAAGCTTATTTTTCATCAGGTTTGGACGGCTTGGAAGGTTTTCATGTGGAAAAAAGTTGTTTATGGAATAATGGAAGTGGCTGCTAGAGGAATGAAATGATTGTGAGTCGCCTTTTCCGAAATTCTTTGTAATATGAACCATCTCGAAGAAGTCCATACTAAATCTGACTAACCTGGAGGTATATTCAAATGTCATTATATAGAGTTAGGTAGTTATTCAACATTCAGGCGACTTTAAAGCCATTCTCTCGAGTCTTGTTGTTTAATGGATCGGTGTCTGTCGATGATTTCACGTTAGACGAAACAATTCTTGTATTTAACCTCGAGTTTATAAAGTATACCTGAGTTTCGTCGTGCTTTCACTGACCTCATACTGCTCAATTATTGGTGGTTGATGGATAtagacaattttatttttatttatttcatttgtttcgagaatttttcattgttgttattgctctgttctaaatgaaaaaaataacaacctaAATAAAATAGCTAAGCTAAAGGcgtaaaatacttttttcttcCCTCAAACCATCTTTATTGCATAGAAGTTTAGCTTCATAAAGTCTGTAGCTTCGTCAGTttcaaagtaataaatatttattcgctaatatattatatgtaggtatatggtAAGTATGTTTGTAGTGCAACAGCGttctaaaaatatcgataaagaAATATCACATAACCATGCCTGCGCATAATTATTTCTTAACAACTACGGTGGCAACATTACTCCCAGTCACCGGTACAGCAACATCAACTGTTGGCTTTAGGAGATCGCTCTCAACAGGTTTGTTTACATTATTCTCCACTGCTGCTTGTGCAACGCTCGCTTTAATAGGCTTTGCGGTTGTGCTGATTTCCTTAACGGGTTTAATGATCGCGACGTTTTCCTGCATACGATCCGCCTGAACTGGCTTCGCAATGGGCGAAACTTCACTTTTCACCACTGTGCTAGTGGTGGCGGCCTCGTCCAAAGCTTCTGCTTCGGCGGCCGCGATTTGATGACCTATTTTGTCCAATGCCTGCAATGCCACATCGAATACAACGTCATCCTCCTCGGAAGATGAGTTATCGTTGTCTTTTTTCTTCTGCACCGCGATAGTTTTGGTGTCTTTGAAATATGGTGATGTCTTGAATTTGCGCTCAGCATATGCCACCGCTTTGGTGTGCGTCTTCTGACACTCTTCATAGGCGACATCCAACCACAATCCATGCGAACGACACTTGGCCACATTTAACTTGCATTTATTGTAGAACACAGCCAGTTCACTAGATGTTTTACCGCAGATGGGCTCGTACGGTTCTACGCAGTCATCATCGCAAAGAAAACCCTCTTGTAACACCGCAGCGCTACTGCTTATGGCCGCCGTATTTGCTTTGGTGCATGCGGCACCTTCACAAGCGTACCAAGCAATCGGTATGCCCAAGTAGGGTGGACTACGTGGTGTTGCCGTAGCGTTCAGTGGCAGGAAGGTGCGTTTCACATAGTAGCCGTGCTCCTCGGTGGCGAGCTGTGCGCCATTGTGTCCTAGATCGGTGGAAGTGGACCATTTAGTTTTGGTTTTGGTCTTACTTGAAGGCGCGCCGCCGTACGAGGATCTGTGTTTCTTATGTTTTTTGGCTTCTCCGCTGGCGATGGCAAGCAAGACAATGAGCACTGGAAGCATGCAAGTTTAGTGAACGATTTAGCTTGGAAGCACTATCAACTTACCCGAAATAAATGTGATCTTGTAAAACTGCATGTTTTGACTTGGAACGCGATTTCGAATGAGTGACGCGAGTTTCTGTTGTGTAGGAATGCACTCGTGTAAGAGCTAACTGGATGTAAGCACAGGCGCAATACAACTGCGCTCGCTAGCAAGCCGCGGGCTGCTTAAGTAACTTAAAAATACGTGAACTTGTAAGAGCGAGGtgaaaaaaagtacaaaataaaataaaaaagcgtTTAACTGGGAATTCTTTTAGTGTCTTCTTCTTGACTGGTTTGTTCAAGCTTTGTTTTCTGGTATCTTTTTTATCGGTAGTTGGTGTGCTTATCGCATAGTTCCAGCTGTGGTTGCGGCTGCTTCTGTTTGTTTCTCCGCTTTCTCGTTGCGTGCTTGTAAGCCGCCGCAGTTCATTTGGGTGAAATTTAAATGCGCGTCTGCCGTGTTTGTGGTGGTGTTCGCTCCTCAGCTTCCTAGAAGTTTCAGCTTCTTAATGTTTTGAACAAATAAATATCGAGTGGAGATGCGGTTTATTGTGTTGAGTATAGCCTCAGCCGGTTTTTTGGTAAATGGgtcatttgatttttattttgattcgcTTGAATTATTTCTCTTATGCTATTTTGTTTGCACTTAACAGAAAAAAAGTCGTATGCTTCAAGAAGTTTTTGAGAGAAAttgaaatgttgttgttatcaaatttattcgttttttgaaaagaaattgtATACACGTTGGGTACTTGTACTTGAACCCAGCTGAAGTGCGTTACTTTCACCAACTCGCATCACGATTTCGCATAGTTTTTGCCGgcatgtgtgaaaaatcgttttAATCTTGCAAATTTTGATTCTTAAATTAGCAGCGGCTTGAAGATTAGTTATTTAGTGTATTCTCATGTTTAAGCGTTTATTTCTTGTCTACGGTTAAGCTGATCTATCCCCACAACCTTATATTAACAGAAAAGTTAAGGGTGGCCTACACTTCTAATCATttctaaaagaagaaaaatctaAATGAGAATAACGcgaaatttaatcaaaatcagaagtgaaaaactcACGATTTTCAGTTACTGCCTTGAGAAAACTCCAACCGAccgtttttgtttgttaatcTATGAGAAGAGCCCCAAGAGAGCCATCAAATGTTTACTAAATTCTTTGATTAACTCAACAGCGTTCTTTGATTAACTCAACAGTGTTCTATACGGCTCATCTGTGATGTTAGGTTAGGTCGTAGGGTTGATCCAAAATTGATGGATCTCTCTGGACAGATATTTGTACTTTTTGTTACTCATAAACTCAAAAAAGTGGATCATCAGATCTTCACTGATCGACGAAGCGTTTTGAGCttaccacaaatttattaaggcggTTAATATCAATCACAGCAACTTTGTTAGTTTCACCAAAGTCGTGTCTACCGAAACATTTCAATCTTAGTCTGGCAAAAGCCGGGCAATAGAGGAAAAACTGACAAGATGATTTCACTTCGCCTTCTTCTAAACAGCTTTGGCAAAGAGCGTCCGAAAAAATATAGCCGCACCGTGTGAACCTATTGAACACTGTCGTGTCAGAACACATACCATTGTGGCGAGATTGACTTTGCTAAGAGCAAGTAATTTGGTGGACCGCTTACGGTTCGCTCTGAACCCGAAGGATCTCGTAGTTGCACATGTTCTGGTTGTTGACCAGTGCTTGCTGAGCTTACTAGAGGTCCAAAGGTTCTAGAACGCCAGAAGACAACGAAAAATTTACTAGCTTCAAAATCGGATGAAATAAGGGAAACGGTAGCCCTTACTAGCAAgttcatcggctttgcagtttccggcgattccgctgtgaccgaGTACCTATACAATATGGAAGAATCTTGCTGCTACAGCTAGTGAGATCatgcactccttgactagctttgagatCACAGTCAACGAGGTCAAAGCTAGAATAGCCGCTCGGCTTTTGGAGTGAATGCACACCTCTCTGAAGGAAGCTGCACTTCGGAGCAGTACATCTACTGCTTCCTTGATAGCAGACAATTCCGATTGAAAATGCTACGGTAATCTTGTGGTCTGAAACTAGAGTTAGTGGAGAGCTCCCGACAGAAGACTCCAGCTCATACTTCTTATATACTTTCTACTACGCTTCCACTGAAACTTTCCCGAGTTTCTCTGTCAATTTGTGGTATATTTTTAGTTGAAAGTTAACCGAGAAATGGAGAGTTCTacaagtcttaatctaagacaAGCTTTTCGTGTCAGAAATGCaatcaaaatttttccattGCCTCCAGACAAGCGATTGATGCcagaacatatttttttagttagtCTAACTATTACACCGCTCCACCTGccattttgcatattttgtgtttctattcttttttagtattttcatgGGTCGAATAcatgtttttgatttttgagcAGATGCCATCGGTGGTTAGTTAAATTAGTTAATCTTCCTAAATTTATGGACACAATTCCATTGCAAGTAGTAATACCTAAATTACTGGGACGATTAGTTTTGCGGTTTCAATACAATATACGGGCTTCTTAATGGTTCTTGACAGAGGATCGCGTAgggaaaactatttaaaaagttAGAACATTCAACAGCTACAATCAACTCCGATAGCAGAGTTAAAAAAAATCCGATGGCTAATTTGACACACTATGATACTTTGCATTGGTTAAAAGTCGTCCTAATATCTCTAGATCACTTTGCAGTTGAAAGTGGTCAAATTAACGTTTCGATAATTTTAATAAGAAAGCAGAAAGACTTTCTAAGATGcttgataaaatttaaatccactttatctatattttgattttacctGACATCTATTATTTTAGCTTGCGGCTTCTGATTCGAAGTTGGTTTTTAAGATTGAGCAGTGTCGAGTCTTATGCAAGCTGTTTAGCTTAATTGTCAGAACTACTTAAATCTCTCGCTTATGCTAaacgaaaatattattgtttaagagAAAGCACAGCGTCGAGTCTCGAACTGGTTGTACAGGATAATTCAAATAGTCAGAATTGTGAATTAAGCCAACTTAacctatttaatttatttccacaacaacaaatcgctctaaataaaacacaaaaagtttttttgaatTCTTAACATTGAGTCTCGAATAAATTATTAAcctaaataagtaaaaaaaaaactaaatggtTTTTTTGTCTAACCGAGCTATTTCTAATTATTTCTAAAACCCTCAATTGATGACCtttcaatattatatgttaacaatatttatgttttgcacagctttaataatttttttggtcaaGGTCATTactgaaaacaaaaatcataatttttcgattgattCTGCCTATGACTATACCATACATTATAGCGTACAGTATCTGATGATATTTATGGTACGTTCATGCAATAGTTATTGTATTCTTTTGGTAAAGCAATTACTATTGAATACAAATCGTCTAAAGGAGGAGAAATCGTAAGTATCAATTCCACCCAAGGTCTTTTACTAGGAAGTGTTCTAGTGTTTTCAGCAAAAACTCTAATACCTTAAGGTTTTGCATTGTCCACATCATACTTCTGTAGTATGAAATATTATGCTATTTTCTTTAAATCGGTACTGGATTCtaatatattgtgtatatatattatgttagaAATaaggttaatatatttttatttttaaccaaaGTCGATTAGATCACAGTAATTTCATTTCACAGCCCATCAAACCACTTAACTCGGCTTATTCGTTCTCACTTCTTTCTTCCTCCTTTTTGCATAGTTTTTCTTAACGATACTATAATTTTTATGTGCCACTGTAGGTGCAAACTCATGTGaggaataatattatatttcgaaattacaaaaggtataaaaattgtcaaacaaaCCAACATCGGACATACAAAGAATTGCTTCATTACCTCACTAAGAGAGTAGAGTCGTGAACAGATCATACTTCTAGCAACACTAAATGATCAACATATGCTACCCATGAGTTCTAATGGATCAACTGTTAGATCGATTAAAATGAAAATCTTGTTCCCATTGGCAACACAAAAGTGCGGAGCGATAAGATGGGGCATATAAATTAGACATACAAGTAGATGACAAATGCATATGAAATaagaattattaaaacaaaaagagcatcattcataaatatatctcgttAATGTAGCAACTGAGTAGATTAGGGGAATACAATATAAACTTATACATTTCTCATAAGTGTATGTATGAGTCTATGTTTCGGGAGTAGTTCGTTGGGCATGGTTGCCTGAGATAACTCAAGTAGTCCATTATTTAGTTGCGTGGCGGTCTTCGCTGACCAAGGAGCTTTGGCTTGACTAGAAGAAAAAAGTGTGAAATAATTATACTTAAAATGCAAAGGCTTTGATTAAAATagtgtttttataaataattttgtgaaaaaaaattaacaaacaatgAAGTTATTCTCCAAAATATTGGCAGTTATGCTCATTTTGGGGCCTCTGCCTAATCTAGCTGCTGTGTCAAAGCGTCAAAGTGGTGTGTATCGGTGTTGAAATTTTTGGAGAGAACTTTTTTGATTagaaatatgaacatattaaggaaatgtgtttttaaattatattaaatttcatatatcaaataaagtatgtattatatataatataatattatatataaaattaaattaataaaatattgtaattagttATATACAAAGTtattaataaactaaattacTGTTACGGAAAAATAATAGAGAAAACATTCaattactaataaaaaaattcttgaaatttatttaaaaagtaaaaaaaaacgtttgttTAATGGAACAAAaagtaattacaaaaaaaaatttgagtaaaacctaaaattatatatacattataaattatacctgaaataaaatatgatatttataaacaaaaatcatcaaataaaatatataaaaaactaaattaacgtaaaaaagaaattcaaatatgaTATGTACAACTAATACGGAGatattataaaatgaaaaataaaaattaaaatacaaatgaaatataaaaaatatattataaaacgaaataaaataaaataaaataaatttaaaataatataaatataaagatttaatatttaattaagttattcgaaaaaaatttaaatacagtaaagtaaagtaaaatgaaataaaacaaatgaaaataatttaaagcacAATTAAATAAACACTCTACATAAATTActggtaaaaaatattatgtgaaaatacaaaaaagaaaaaaaaaacaaaagaaaataaaatatgttatgtaataaaataaagaaacaaaatgAATTGGAATGAAAtaacatacaattaatattaataaacttaaattaaattaaggcGACAAATTAATTTgagtaatataaaaaagagtgtgaaaataatataaaattaaatggaactaataaaaaataaaataaaatattataaataacattaaataaagtaaaaattaaaaatttgttatttatattttttcaaaataaatagaaattgaataaaatatcatatattcataaattaagTCCCATTAAAAATTCccaattaacaaataaaaaacaacaataacgatCGAAATCAGCAAGATTTCTATAAAAAGTAGGAAAATAACTACGACAGATATTACTTAACtgctaatttcaaaaaaaaaacctctcAAAATTTGCTCCAAGAAATATCATATTATGTAGTCCACCAAGCCGCTAACATACagctaaattaaaattagtgcACACAATTGCTGATAACCTCCGCTGTTGACACTATTTCCTCAGTCAGAGGAAGAGCGCATAGCGCGCGCTCACATTAATAAAGTGTATAAGTCAAAATAGACAAATATGAAATGCATGTAGAAAGCGCACTAAATATAGAAAAGTATTGTAAAAGAAATTGGATGTTGTAGATTAAACTTCAATTTGAATTGTTAACGCCTAACAAATTATAATTCGGTCAACTTATGTCGCAATAAAAAAGACAACGAGTAAGAAGGACCAAACTGCGGAATAAAGAAGCAAGGAAGTTTAAGTAGACTTTTTTATAAGCAATGAATTTAACGTGTTtttattataggtatattttgtttttagagaTCCACTATAACGCCGATTTCCgacttacatatttttatattttgccttacttcttttctataaataaaaagtaaatcagTAAATTAGTTATTTGGCGTCAAAGAAAGTTAATTAGACTGttagttaaattattattttatcataAATAAATCCTTAGAATAGGAAGATTTAtgatgtaatataaataaaggaTATTTCATGATCATACCACTAATATTAGATCAACGATCATGCTCTGGAAGGTCAATTGTCGAAAATAGCGATTTATTTAATTCGTTGAGTCCCACTATTATGTAAACATAGTTTCTATTGCCCAGTAGTTAAACATTGCATTAAACACTGAtttaaaccatttaaataaggctggatacaatTAAAAGCCCGTTGTATAGGTGTCACACCAGTTAATGCGAAAAACCTCATAGTTCGAATTtcaatcgctgctgaatcgcaacaaattCCATCCATATCTGAAGCGAATGGTGACTGTTGATGAAATGAGTGGGTCACTTATATCTACGTAAATCCAAAACGGTTGTGGTCAAATCGCGGTGAGCCGGCGCAATTGGTGGCCATGTCAGTATTGACAGTTTAATAGGTGTTGCTATGTGATATCGATAGTTACTCGCTAGAAGTTCCGGAAGCTTGGTTGGCTGGTTTTTTGTAGTACGGAACTAGGGTGCATAGATATTTGATTAACATAAATCGGATCATTTTTAATATGCTGAataaaattcaagaaaaaataatggatttctgtTTACTAGaccttaaatagtaaaataCCTACAGTAAGATTTGTTTTGGCCTAAACTCATGGGATCTCATGCTAACTGCTTTCTAagctatttttataattaaagcaatatttataaatatgcattttttctCTATTCTTTATGAGAAAACATAGACTTGGACACTTATGAGCAGTTTGATGATGATGACTTTGTGCCGGTGAGCCCTTGCAGCATACAACGAGCTGGTGATCCGGACCTTACCAATTATGATATCATCTCTTCTTATCGCTTCGATGAGGCGTATCATCAATACCAAGGCGTTCAACAAATTGTCGGTTCGACTGGCTACCAAACCGCGTATCACTTTGAAGAGTACTCCAATATGACGATCGAGTCGTCGCAGGCATTTCCTAAAGGTGTACCCGACGCCTTCTCATTTGAATGCACATTTCGTGTACC encodes:
- the ImpL1 gene encoding uncharacterized protein ImpL1; amino-acid sequence: MQFYKITFISVLIVLLAIASGEAKKHKKHRSSYGGAPSSKTKTKTKWSTSTDLGHNGAQLATEEHGYYVKRTFLPLNATATPRSPPYLGIPIAWYACEGAACTKANTAAISSSAAVLQEGFLCDDDCVEPYEPICGKTSSELAVFYNKCKLNVAKCRSHGLWLDVAYEECQKTHTKAVAYAERKFKTSPYFKDTKTIAVQKKKDNDNSSSEEDDVVFDVALQALDKIGHQIAAAEAEALDEAATTSTVVKSEVSPIAKPVQADRMQENVAIIKPVKEISTTAKPIKASVAQAAVENNVNKPVESDLLKPTVDVAVPVTGSNVATVVVKK